In Solanum lycopersicum chromosome 5, SLM_r2.1, the following are encoded in one genomic region:
- the LOC104647601 gene encoding F-box protein At3g22700-like, whose amino-acid sequence MLPCDLLAEILSRLPAKNVCQLKSVSKHWLNTISTPHFKKLHYKKSIKNPHLVLIDESIKCNNYFAKTLTISSINHLKQNPTPNLDKKFTIDILFQHNTNFSFNQCFICYNIKDNIWLYNLTTQQNQELPHVTTPMISFDLGYIPSSNEFKIVHVFGKKDDKVGYEIITLKDDNFVPTSWRILENHKDSYTRKIASLSVNGSIYWLVNDMQDNKKRIVCLELENEEFRKISCPKESSITQNSLMIYQAQQLVEVKGLFGVAQFSANFSNVNIFVLKQGNNKNKEEIWVKEFSVNLFHMGHWFKIVGFVPFEEDNTNGELIFVPNNGRLLLYNTKKGSFKNVGEFNLLRYKHHSLYFDSLFLFR is encoded by the coding sequence ATGCTTCCTTGTGATTTATTAGCAGAGATCCTCTCAAGACTCCCAGCCAAAAATGTATGTCAATTAAAATCTGTTTCAAAACATTGGCTCAACACAATTTCCACACCTCACTTCAAGAAACTCCATTACAAAAAATCCATCAAAAATCCTCATCTAGTTTTAATTGATGAATCCATCAAATGCAACAATTATTTTGCCAAAACTCTTACAATATCCTCAATTAACCACCTCAAACAAAATCCAACACCAAATCTTGACAAGAAATTCACTATAGACATTTTGTTTCAACACAACACCAATTTCTCTTTTAACCAATGTTTCATTTGTTACAACATTAAAGACAACATTTGGTTATACAATCTAACCACTCAACAAAATCAAGAATTGCCTCATGTTACAACCCCCATGATTAGTTTTGATTTAGGGTACATCCCAAGTTCTAATGAATTCAAGATTGTTCATGTTTTTGGGAAAAAAGATGACAAAGTTGGATATGAGATTATAACTCTTAAAGATGACAACTTTGTCCCAACTTCTTGGAGGATTCTTGAAAATCATAAGGATTCATACACAAGAAAAATTGCATCTTTGAGTGTGAATGGCTCTATTTATTGGTTGGTTAATGATATGCAagacaataaaaaaagaattgtgTGTCTAGAGTTGGAAAATGAGgaatttaggaaaatttcatgtCCAAAAGAAAGTTCAATTACTCAAAATAGTCTTATGATATATCAAGCACAACAACTAGTGGAAGTAAAGGGGTTATTTGGAGTAGCACAATTTTCAGCAAATTTTTCAAATGTGAATATTTTTGTGCTTAAACAAGGCAACAACAAGAATAAGGAGGAGATTTGGGTAAAGGAGTTTAGTGTCAACTTGTTTCATATGGGGCATTGGTTTAAAATTGTGGGGTTTGTGCCTTTTGAAGAAGATAACACTAATGGAGAGTTAATATTTGTTCCAAATAATGGGAGACTCTTATTATACAATACCAAAAAAGGAAGCTTTAAAAATGTGGGAGAGTTCAATTTATTGAGATATAAGCATCATAGTTTGTATTTTGATAGTCTCTTTTTGTTTAGGTAG
- the LOC101265643 gene encoding ethanolamine-phosphate cytidylyltransferase isoform X2: MDFESNSWIGERLFYYPRLFGGVMLTAALLGVSTSYLTGISAPTLPHILPNLSIFRKKKRGKKRIRVYVDGCFDLMHYGHANAIRQAKELGDELIVGVVSDEEIVANKGPPVLCMEERLALVSGLKWVDEVIANAPYAITEDFMNRLFTEHKIDYIIHGDDPCLLPDGTDAYALAKKAGRYKQIKRTEGVSSTDIVGRILSSARSISQDCSNSSLPSKDDNLNHVHAEEKMSKIDHISSFLPTSRRIVQFSNGKGPGPNARVVYIDGAFDLFHAGHVEILRSARQLGDFLLVGVYTDETISELRGHQYPLMNLHERSLSVLACRYVDEVIIGAPWEVTHDMVSLLQPFR, translated from the exons ATGGATTTTGAAAGCAATAGCTGGATTGGGGAGAGACTGTTTTACTACCCCAGGCTTTTTGGTGGAGTCATGCTAACTGCAGCCTTGCTCGGGGTGTCAACTAGCTATTTAACAGGGATCAGTGCTCCTACACTACCCCACATTTTACCCAATCTAAGTATCTTTCGTAAAAAGAAGCGCGGGAAGAAGCGTATTCGTGTTTATGTGGATGGGTGTTTTGATCTAATGCATTATGGTCATGCAAATGCGATAAGACAAGCAAAAGAATTAGGAGATGAGTTAATAGTTGGAGTTGTTAGTGATGAAGAAATTGTAGCTAATAAGGGTCCACCGGTTTTATGCATGGAAGAAAG ACTCGCCCTTGTTAGTGGGTTGAAGTGGGTGGATGAAGTAATTGCCAATGCTCCTTATGCAATTACTGAAGATTTTATGAACCGTCTGTTTACTGAGCATAAGATTGATTACATTATACACGGTGATGATCCCTGTCTACTGCCCGATGGAACTGATGCGTATGCACTAGCAAAGAAAGCTGGTCGTTACAAGCAGATTAAACGCACTGAAGGTGTCTCCAGCACAGATATTGTAG GAAGGATTCTTTCATCTGCTAGAAGTATTTCTCAAGATTGCTCCAATTCATCTCTTCCCAGCAAAGATGATAATTTGAACCATGTACATGCTGAGGAAAAAATGTCGAAGATCGATCACATATCTAGTTTTCTGCCCACATCTAGACGGATTGTGCAATTTTCGAATGGAAAG GGGCCTGGGCCAAATGCTCGAGTTGTGTATATTGATGGTGCGTTCGATCTTTTTCATGCTGGCCATGTGGAG ATTCTTCGAAGTGCCAGACAGCTTGGAGATTTTCTCTTAGTCGGAGTTTACACTGACGAGACTATTAG CGAACTTCGTGGACATCAGTATCCACTGATGAATCTGCATGAGCGCAGTCTTAGTGTACTTGCCTGCCGCTATGTTGATGAGGTCATTATTGGTGCCCCTTGGGAAGTGACCCACGATATGGTAAGTTTGCTTCAACCTTTTAGat aa